One Streptomyces sp. NBC_01217 genomic region harbors:
- a CDS encoding precorrin-8X methylmutase, which produces MHQYEKDGPAIYRQSFATIRAEADLAGLPADVSQVVVRMIHACGMVDLVRDIAFTPDVVARARAALRGGAPVLCDVAMVASGVTRKRLPAANEVVCTLSDPAVPGLAARLGTTRSAAALELWRDRLDGAVVAVGNAPTALFRLLEMIEEGAPRPAAIIGVPVGFVGAAESKDALAAHPSGLEHLIVRGRRGGSAIAAAVLNAIASEEE; this is translated from the coding sequence GTGCACCAGTACGAGAAGGACGGACCGGCGATCTACCGCCAGTCCTTCGCCACCATCCGCGCGGAGGCGGATCTGGCAGGCCTGCCCGCCGATGTCAGCCAGGTCGTGGTCCGCATGATCCACGCCTGCGGCATGGTCGACCTCGTACGCGACATCGCCTTCACGCCGGACGTGGTGGCCCGCGCCCGTGCCGCGCTGCGGGGCGGTGCGCCCGTCCTGTGCGATGTGGCCATGGTTGCCAGCGGCGTCACCCGCAAGCGGCTGCCCGCGGCCAACGAGGTGGTGTGCACCCTGTCCGACCCGGCGGTGCCCGGCCTCGCGGCGCGGCTGGGTACCACCCGTAGCGCCGCCGCCCTGGAGCTGTGGCGCGACCGGCTGGACGGCGCGGTCGTCGCTGTCGGAAACGCGCCTACCGCCCTGTTCCGGCTGCTCGAAATGATCGAGGAGGGCGCACCGCGGCCCGCCGCGATCATCGGCGTGCCGGTCGGTTTCGTCGGGGCCGCCGAGTCCAAGGACGCCCTGGCCGCGCACCCGTCCGGGCTGGAGCATCTGATCGTGCGAGGCCGTCGCGGCGGCAGCGCCATCGCGGCCGCCGTCCTCAACGCGATCGCCAGCGAGGAGGAATGA
- a CDS encoding cobalt-precorrin-6A reductase, which produces MHVLVLGGTTEARRLAGLLVAELPGARVTSSLAGRVAGPRLPPGEVRIGGFGGADGLAAWLRTHRVDALIDATHPFAGTIGFHAAAAAAAAHVPLLALRRPGWVPGDGDDWRPAGSLAEAAAALPALGRRVFLTTGRTGLSAFAGLDELWFLMRSVDAPDAPHPARMEVLLDRGPFTLDGERELIRRHRIDVVVTKDSGGAATAPKLTAAREAGIAVVVVRRPPVPPGVPVVGAPESAVAWLREHVLHKA; this is translated from the coding sequence ATGCACGTACTCGTACTCGGCGGGACGACGGAGGCCCGCCGCCTCGCCGGGCTGCTGGTGGCGGAGCTCCCCGGGGCCAGGGTGACCAGCTCGCTCGCGGGACGCGTGGCCGGTCCGAGACTCCCCCCGGGCGAGGTGCGCATCGGCGGCTTCGGCGGGGCCGACGGGCTCGCCGCATGGCTGCGTACGCACCGGGTGGACGCGCTGATCGACGCCACCCATCCCTTCGCCGGGACGATCGGCTTCCACGCGGCCGCTGCCGCCGCTGCCGCCCATGTCCCCCTGCTGGCGCTGCGCCGGCCCGGCTGGGTGCCCGGCGACGGCGACGACTGGCGCCCGGCGGGTTCCCTGGCGGAGGCCGCGGCGGCACTGCCCGCGCTGGGGCGGCGCGTCTTCCTCACCACCGGACGGACCGGGCTGTCCGCCTTCGCCGGCCTGGATGAGCTGTGGTTCCTGATGCGTTCGGTGGACGCCCCGGACGCGCCGCACCCCGCGCGGATGGAGGTGCTGCTCGACCGGGGCCCGTTCACGCTCGACGGGGAGCGCGAGCTGATCCGCCGCCATCGCATCGATGTCGTCGTCACGAAGGACAGCGGCGGAGCCGCCACCGCCCCCAAGCTCACCGCGGCCCGCGAGGCGGGGATTGCGGTCGTGGTGGTCAGGCGCCCGCCCGTTCCCCCCGGCGTCCCGGTCGTCGGCGCGCCGGAATCGGCCGTCGCCTGGCTGCGCGAGCACGTCCTCCACAAGGCGTAG
- the cbiE gene encoding precorrin-6y C5,15-methyltransferase (decarboxylating) subunit CbiE, with amino-acid sequence MTLAPPEHPAPPAVTVVGIGADGWAGLTEAARSELVGAQVLIGGERQLGLLPSSCPGQRVPWPSPLRPAVPGLLAAHAGSRIAVLASGDPMFYGIGRALTEVLGADALRILPHPSSVSYACARIGWPVEDTEVVTLVGRPAARLAAALHDGRRLLVLSADAGTPAAVAGLLSEQGFGPSRLRVLEQLGGADEACVEGTAEHWPHPPGDPLNVIAVECRRTPDALRLGAVPGLPDEAYEHDGQLTKRHIRAATLGVLAPAPGELLWDIGGGSGSIAIEWMRTHPSCRAITVESDPARAERIAHNADRLGVPALHVVTGRAPDDLAELPVPDAVFIGGGLTVPGLLDTCWDALPAGGRLVANTVTLESEALLAERYRRYGGDLVRLAVAHAVPVGGFTGWRQAMPVTQWSVHKPASTPGSGSNS; translated from the coding sequence GTGACCCTTGCACCACCCGAACACCCCGCCCCACCTGCGGTGACCGTCGTGGGAATCGGTGCCGACGGATGGGCGGGACTGACCGAGGCGGCGCGCTCGGAGCTGGTCGGCGCACAGGTCCTGATCGGTGGCGAGCGGCAACTGGGACTGCTCCCGTCATCGTGTCCGGGACAACGCGTGCCGTGGCCCTCGCCGTTGCGGCCCGCCGTCCCCGGCCTGCTCGCCGCGCACGCGGGGAGCAGGATCGCCGTCCTGGCCAGTGGCGACCCGATGTTCTACGGAATCGGCCGGGCCCTCACCGAAGTGCTGGGCGCCGACGCGCTGCGGATCCTGCCGCACCCGTCGTCCGTCTCCTACGCCTGCGCCCGCATCGGCTGGCCGGTGGAGGACACCGAGGTCGTCACCCTGGTCGGCCGCCCCGCCGCCCGGCTGGCCGCCGCCCTGCACGACGGCCGACGGCTGCTGGTCCTCAGCGCGGACGCAGGCACTCCCGCCGCGGTGGCCGGGCTGCTGAGCGAGCAGGGCTTCGGGCCCAGCCGACTGCGCGTGCTCGAACAGCTCGGCGGGGCGGACGAAGCGTGTGTGGAGGGCACCGCGGAGCACTGGCCGCACCCACCGGGCGACCCGCTGAACGTCATCGCCGTCGAGTGCCGGCGCACTCCCGACGCCCTGCGGCTCGGCGCCGTCCCCGGCCTGCCCGACGAGGCGTACGAGCACGACGGGCAGCTCACCAAGCGTCACATCCGGGCCGCCACCCTCGGCGTGCTCGCGCCCGCCCCCGGCGAACTCCTGTGGGACATCGGCGGAGGCTCGGGATCCATCGCGATCGAATGGATGCGGACCCATCCGTCCTGCCGCGCGATCACCGTGGAAAGCGATCCGGCACGGGCGGAACGCATCGCGCACAACGCCGACCGCCTCGGGGTGCCCGCCCTGCACGTGGTCACCGGCCGGGCCCCTGACGATCTGGCCGAACTGCCCGTGCCCGACGCGGTGTTCATCGGCGGCGGCCTGACCGTGCCCGGCCTGCTCGACACCTGCTGGGACGCCCTGCCCGCCGGGGGCCGGCTGGTCGCCAACACGGTCACGCTGGAGTCCGAGGCACTGCTCGCCGAGCGGTACCGGCGCTACGGCGGCGACCTGGTCCGACTCGCGGTCGCCCACGCCGTCCCGGTCGGTGGCTTCACCGGCTGGCGGCAGGCGATGCCCGTCACGCAGTGGTCCGTACACAAACCCGCGAGCACTCCGGGCTCCGGAAGCAACAGCTGA
- a CDS encoding adhesin: protein MVCPDCGSVTRANGPGGPDGSWIVRETLAGRISTLSRNRKALLLAGVVALTGSLVAAVTLLASAGGAGSRTEAVGRTGVAPDDIRGGAPTRIGPSGTEIPEPSPVNTPSPSRTAGSPSGNDRYRYTAWAGPGCTTGEYREHGRYENGDDGWYTVDSGGYHGSSCDGRFSAVPMSGSPDQDRGNTATWSWHLGDGYRECALTVFVPSSAHDRDVAGDPTFYRLLFDPDDADSAYRGFAVRQSAHRGSQVAVGSYPVKGDIFAVRLIDRGRDWGDEERVGAHHAAAQLMVSCR from the coding sequence ATGGTCTGTCCGGACTGCGGCTCGGTGACCCGCGCGAATGGCCCGGGCGGCCCGGACGGTTCCTGGATCGTTCGCGAGACGCTCGCGGGCCGGATATCCACGCTGTCCCGCAACCGAAAGGCGTTGCTGCTGGCGGGAGTCGTGGCGCTGACCGGTTCGCTGGTCGCGGCCGTCACACTCCTGGCATCGGCGGGCGGCGCGGGCAGCCGTACGGAGGCGGTGGGCCGCACGGGCGTGGCACCGGACGACATCAGGGGCGGCGCGCCCACCCGGATCGGCCCCTCGGGCACCGAGATCCCGGAGCCGTCACCCGTCAACACCCCGTCCCCGTCCCGTACCGCCGGATCGCCGTCGGGGAACGACCGCTACCGGTACACGGCATGGGCCGGGCCCGGCTGCACCACCGGCGAGTACCGCGAGCACGGCCGCTACGAGAACGGCGACGACGGCTGGTACACGGTCGACTCGGGCGGCTACCACGGCAGTTCGTGCGACGGCCGGTTCAGCGCCGTCCCCATGTCCGGCAGCCCGGACCAGGACCGGGGCAACACCGCCACGTGGTCCTGGCACCTGGGTGACGGCTACCGGGAGTGCGCGCTGACCGTCTTCGTACCGAGCAGCGCCCACGACCGTGATGTCGCCGGTGACCCCACCTTCTACCGGCTGCTCTTCGACCCCGACGACGCGGACTCCGCCTACCGGGGCTTTGCCGTACGCCAGAGCGCGCACCGGGGCAGCCAGGTGGCGGTGGGCAGTTACCCGGTCAAGGGCGACATCTTTGCCGTGCGGCTGATCGACCGGGGGCGGGACTGGGGCGACGAGGAGCGGGTGGGCGCGCATCACGCGGCGGCGCAGCTGATGGTCTCCTGCCGCTGA
- a CDS encoding MFS transporter, protein MTTAEPTRAKRSTARTYSAEDSGRAPAPGEGNRAGRFQERCRRHPVLLTTAVAAAAHLLWFFFFANSGGDLAAQDAWAEFVGRHPGTAYNLAWYGGMHPVSYSVVSPYLMSMLGVRTTMMIAGTVSAALTALILVRVRAVRNPLACSLAGAFAYLCNALSGRVTFGLGMMFAVGAAAAVFCWPHRWRYKRWAKAAVAAPLAGLATASSPVAGLFLGVVAAALFLNKRRPGAYALGLAPVVVVALSSWLFPFSGTQPMSIATLSLPFLFAVLVFVLVPRDWKTVRTAAAVYGVGTLLTYVVDSQIGSNVTRMAMLFAGVVLLAALPYTEPRSRRWYALVLAFAGLNFWIGFKGVDDIVRTAPTASWTRELAPLVNELQEVGAERGRVEVVPASSHREASALAPYVNLARGWNRQADMERNPLFYDDTLDSANYRQWLDRWAVHYVVLPSGTPDSTGAMQEAELVDGGLSYLKLVWSDANWRLFEVDSPVPLADPPATVDQAGAGELTIHVKKAGRILIRIPYSRWLALVDEEGKSVERPQETEASKRREDENSPRTYLNTNGCLIKVEEDGDGDEWTELLAPRPGVYRLAAPYQLSPGTPCPEELR, encoded by the coding sequence GTGACCACTGCTGAGCCCACACGGGCGAAGCGCAGCACCGCCCGCACGTACTCGGCCGAGGATTCCGGACGGGCCCCCGCGCCGGGGGAGGGCAACCGGGCCGGCCGTTTCCAGGAGCGCTGCCGCCGCCACCCGGTCCTGCTGACGACCGCGGTCGCCGCGGCCGCCCACCTGCTCTGGTTCTTCTTCTTCGCGAACAGCGGCGGCGACCTCGCCGCCCAGGACGCCTGGGCGGAATTCGTCGGCCGGCACCCCGGGACCGCGTACAACCTCGCCTGGTACGGGGGCATGCACCCCGTCTCGTACAGCGTCGTCTCGCCGTATCTGATGTCGATGCTCGGCGTGCGTACGACGATGATGATCGCCGGTACCGTGTCGGCGGCGCTGACCGCGCTGATCCTGGTACGGGTCCGGGCCGTCCGTAATCCGCTCGCCTGCTCGCTCGCCGGGGCGTTCGCGTACCTGTGCAACGCGCTGTCCGGGCGGGTGACGTTCGGGCTCGGCATGATGTTCGCGGTGGGGGCGGCCGCAGCGGTGTTCTGCTGGCCCCACCGGTGGCGGTACAAGCGCTGGGCGAAGGCGGCCGTCGCCGCCCCGCTCGCCGGGCTCGCGACGGCGAGCAGCCCCGTGGCCGGACTGTTCCTGGGCGTGGTCGCCGCCGCGCTCTTCCTGAACAAGCGGCGCCCCGGGGCGTACGCGCTGGGCCTGGCCCCGGTCGTGGTCGTGGCGCTGTCCTCGTGGCTGTTCCCGTTCTCCGGCACGCAGCCGATGTCGATCGCGACCCTGTCGCTGCCGTTCCTCTTCGCGGTGCTCGTCTTCGTACTCGTACCGCGCGACTGGAAGACGGTCCGCACCGCGGCCGCCGTGTACGGCGTCGGGACGCTGCTGACCTATGTGGTCGACTCGCAGATCGGCTCGAACGTCACCCGGATGGCGATGCTGTTCGCCGGTGTGGTGCTGCTCGCCGCACTGCCGTACACGGAGCCGCGCTCCCGCCGCTGGTACGCGCTCGTTCTCGCGTTCGCCGGGCTGAACTTCTGGATCGGTTTCAAGGGCGTCGACGACATCGTCCGGACCGCCCCCACCGCCTCCTGGACACGTGAGCTGGCCCCGCTCGTCAATGAGCTGCAGGAGGTCGGCGCCGAGCGCGGCAGGGTCGAGGTCGTGCCCGCGAGCAGCCACCGGGAGGCGTCCGCGCTCGCGCCGTACGTCAATCTGGCCCGCGGCTGGAACCGGCAGGCGGACATGGAGCGCAACCCGCTCTTCTACGACGACACCCTGGACAGCGCCAATTACCGGCAGTGGCTCGACCGCTGGGCCGTGCACTACGTGGTGCTGCCCAGCGGGACGCCGGACTCCACCGGCGCCATGCAGGAGGCGGAGCTGGTCGATGGGGGGCTGTCGTATCTGAAGCTCGTCTGGTCGGACGCCAACTGGCGGCTCTTCGAGGTCGACAGCCCGGTGCCGCTGGCCGATCCGCCGGCCACGGTGGACCAGGCCGGTGCGGGCGAGCTGACCATCCATGTGAAGAAGGCCGGCCGGATCCTGATCCGTATCCCGTACTCGCGCTGGCTCGCCCTGGTCGACGAGGAGGGCAAGAGCGTGGAGCGGCCGCAGGAGACCGAGGCGTCCAAGCGGCGCGAGGACGAGAACAGTCCGCGTACGTATCTCAACACCAACGGCTGCCTCATCAAGGTCGAGGAGGACGGCGACGGCGACGAGTGGACGGAACTGCTCGCGCCGCGGCCGGGCGTCTACCGGCTGGCCGCGCCCTATCAGCTGTCACCCGGCACACCGTGCCCGGAGGAGCTGCGCTGA